A window of Numenius arquata chromosome 6, bNumArq3.hap1.1, whole genome shotgun sequence contains these coding sequences:
- the TMEM41B gene encoding transmembrane protein 41B: MAQRRAAERGPCQGAAESARHQRQLLEGKAQAEGGSARTSLLILVSIFLSAAFLMFLVYKNFPQLSEEERECIKVPRDMDDAKALGKVLSKYKDTFYVQVLVAYFATYVFLQTFAIPGSIFLSILSGFLYPFPLALFLVCLCSGLGASFCYMLSYLVGRPVVYRYLTEKAVKWSEQVERHRDHLINYIIFLRITPFLPNWFINITSPVINVPLKVFFIGTFLGVAPPSFVAIKAGTTLYQLTTAGEAVSWNSVFVLMILATLSILPALFQKKLKQKFE; this comes from the exons ATGGCGCAGCGGAGGGCGGCGGAGCGTGGGCCTTGCCAAGGGGCGGCGGAGAGCGCCAGGCACCAGCGGCAGCTTCTAGAAG ggAAAGCTCAGGCAGAAGGCGGATCAGCTCGTACATCACTTCTTATTTTAGTGTCCATCTTCTTATCAGCTGCTTTCCTTATGTTCCTGGTATATAAAAATTTCCCACAACTTAGTGA agaagaaagagaatgtATAAAGGTTCCTAGAGATATGGATGATGCAAAGGCCTTGGGAAAAGTCTTGTCCAAATATAAGGACACATTTTATGTTCAAGTGTTAGTGGCTTATTTTGCCACATATGTTTT CTTGCAAACATTTGCTATCCCTGGGTCTATATTTCTCAGTATCCTGTCAGGGTTTCTTTATCCCTTTCCACTGGCCTTATTTCTTGTGTGTCTG tgctcagGACTTGGAGCTTCTTTCTGCTATATGCTTTCGTACCTAGTGGGACGTCCAGTCGTATACAGatatttaacagaaaaagcagtaaaatggTCAGAACAG GTTGAAAGACACAGAGATCACCTCATTAACTACATAATATTTTTGAGAATAACACCTTTTCTTCCCAATTGGTTTATCAATATAACATCTCCTGTGATTAATGTGCcattgaaagtatttttcattggCACTTTTCTAG GTGTGGCACCACCGTCTTTTGTAGCCATTAAGGCAGGAACAACGCTGTACCAGCTTACAACAGCAGGGGAAGCTGTTTCCTGGAACTCTGTTTTTGTTCTCATGATTCTAGCAACCCTCTCCATCCTACCAGCTCTTTTCCAGAAGAAACTGAAACAGAAGTTTGAATAA